The sequence GTCTTCCGCACCCTCCTCGAGCCCACCGGCATCAAGGGCATCGTCGTCGACTGCCCCGACTGCGAGGAGGAGCACCACGTCGACTGGGCGCTGATGCAGGCCAACCTGCGCCAGCTGCTCGAGGAGGGGCAGACCGGCCGGCACGAGCCGCCGTTCGACCCCGACCCCGACGACTACGTCAGCTGGGACTACGCCAGCGGCTACGCCGACGGCATCGCCGCCCTCGCCGAGCGCGACGAGCCCAGCGGCCGCCGCACCGGCCGTCACGCCCGCGACGACTGAGCGATGACGCTGCGATCCTCCGGATCGCACCGCGGCCAGGGGCCGTTCCCCTGTGCCGCTGAGCCCCGCCGTCATCCCTGCGCGGACCCCTCCGGGGCCCACTCGGGCCGACCAAGCCGTAGCCCCCCGAGAACGCACCGAGGGCTGCCCCCCGATGCCGGAGGCGGCCCTCGGTCCGTGATGGTCCCGGTGACCGGTCAGGTCATGATGCCGCGGCGGAACCCGGTGGCCACCGCCTCGGCGCGGTCCTTCGCGCCGAGCTTGCGGAACAGCCGCCGCGCGTGGGTCTTGATGGTGTCCTCGGAGAGGTAGAGCTCACGGCCGATCTGGGCGTTGCTCTTGCCCTGGCTCATCCCCGTGAGCACCTGCATCTCCCGCATGGACAGCGCCACGGCGGGAGCGGCGTCGCGCACCGTGGAGCGGACCGTGGTGGGCGGCGAGCCGGACAGCGGCGCGGCTCCGCTCCACGCCGGCACGGGGGCGGCCGCCTGCTGCGGGATGCGACCGCCGTCGGCCCGCAGGCCGACGCGGGAGAGACCCAGGCCCATCTCGAACGGGGTCGCGTCCCAGCGGAGGTAGCCGCGGGCGCCGAAGGCGACGGCGGCCCGGACGCTCTCGGTGTCGTCGGGGGCGCCGAGCACGAGCACCGGCAGGCCCGGGTGCGCGCGCAGAGCCTGCGTGGCGGCCGAGAGCCCGGTGTCGACGGCGCGCTGGGTGCCGACCACCAGGACGTCGGGGGTGCGGGTCGCGAGCCGGGACATCAGGGACTGCCCGTCCCCCACGACCTCGACCCGGCCGACGAACGGCAGGGCGACCAGCCGCGAGGCGACGTCGTCACGGACCCGCCGTCGCTCGTCGTAGACCCACACCGTCGCACCGTGCACGGGTGCCCGCAGCCTGTCCTCGATCACGCCTGCTCCTCGCTCCTCCCGGCCGCTCGGCGGCCGGGTCCCCCACCGCCCGGGAGTCGCCCGGCCGGGTGCCGCTCGGGTGGAGGACCCCGGCGGGGCCCTCCACCTCTGCGCAGGTCGGCGGGGCCGTCCGGGCTGCTCCCCCTCCCGGACGTCGACGCGACCTGGAGCCACAGTGATCGACTCCCGGCCGGGGGAACAGACGCCCTCACCCCCCGGGGTGAGCAGCCCTGACGGGCGGTGAGGCAGTGCACATCCCGAAAAGTTGCGAATCGGCCGTGTTTGACGGTGGGACGCCGAGGGCACCGGGCCCCTTGCAGCCGGACAGCCCCCTCCGGCTCCATCGAGTTCTGGAGGAGACATGGCCGACATCCGCAGACTCCCGACGCCCGTCGCCGAGGTCTGGGACTGGCAGCTCCACGGCGCGTGCCGTGGCGAGAACACGTCCCTCTTCTTCCACCCCGACGGTGAGCGTGGGCCGGCCCGGGCGCGGCGGCAGAGCGCGGCCAAGGCCGTCTGCGGTCGGTGCCCGGTCGTCGACGCGTGCCTCAAGCACGCTCTCGCCGTCCGCGAGCCGTACGGCGTGTGGGGCGGCATGAGCGAGGAGGAGCGGGCCCGGCTGATCGCGGCCGAACCCGCTGCGGTCGCCGCGGGGGTCTGAGCCCCGGACAACGCGAGAGGGCCCGGTCCAGGACTTCCTGGACCGGGCCCTCTCGCGTGCTCGGACGGCGCGACCGCCGTCCTGGCTCAGCCGGTGGGGTCCTGGCTCAGCGCTGGTGCCGAGCCAGGACCCCACCCCGTCCAGAGGCTCACCACGAGCGTGCGAGCGGTGAGGAGGACGGGGTGATTCTCAGTGGCTGTGCCCGTGGCCGTGCGCGTGGCCGTGGGTGTGGTGACCACCGCCGGCGTGGTCGTCCTCCTCCTCGGGAGCCTCGACGACGGCGGAGTCGGTGGTCAGCACCATCGCGGCGATCGAGACGGCGTTGTCCAGCGCGGCCTTGGTGACCTTGACCGGGTCGATGACGCCCTCGGCGGCCAGGTCCCCGTACTCACCGGTGGCGGCGTTGAAGCCCTGCCCCTGGCCTGCCTCGCGGACCCGGCTAACCACGACCCGGCCCTCGAAGCCGGCGTTCTCGGCGATCTGCACCGCCGGGGCGTCCAGCGCGGTGCGGACGGCGCGGGCACCGGTCAGCTCGTCACCGGACAGGTCGAGCGCATCGACCGCCGCGGCGGCGTGCACGAGCGCCGAGCCACCGCCGGGGATGACGCCCTCCTCCACCGCCGCGCGGGTGGCCGCGATGGCGTCCTCGATGCGGTGCTTGCGCTCCTTGAGCTCCACCTCGGTGGCCGCGCCGACCCGGATGATGCCGATGCCGCCGGCCAGTTTGGCCAGCCGCTCCTGCAGCTTCTCGCGGTCCCAGTCGGAGTCGGTCGCGTCGATCTCGCGGCGGATCTGCGCGACGCGGTCACCGATGGCCTCGGAGGTTCCGCCGCCGTCGACGATCGTGGTGGCGTCCTTGGTGACGGTGACGCGGCGGGCGGTGCCGAGCACCTCGAGGCCGACCTGGTCGAGCTTGAGGCCGACGTCCTCGCTGACCACCTGGCCGCCGGTGACGACGGCGAGGTCGGTCATGAACGCCGTGCGCCGGTCACCGAAGTACGGCGACTTCACCGCGACGACCTTGACGGTCTTGCGGATGGAGTTCACGACGAGGGTGGACAGCGCCTCGCCCTCGACGTCCTCGGCGACGATCAGCAGCGGGCGACCGCCGGTCGAGAGCACCTTCTCCAGCAGCGGCAGCAGGTCGGCCAGGGCACTGACCTTGCCGCTGACCAGCAGGACCAGGGCGTCGTCGAGGACGGCCTCCATCGCCTCCTGGTCGGTGACGAAGTACGGCGAGAGGTAGCCCTTGTCGAACTGGACGCCCTCGGTGACGTCGAGCTCGGTGTTCAGGGTGTTGCTCTCCTCGACGGTGATGACGCCGTCCTTGCCGACGCGCTCCATCGCCTCGCCGATCAGGTCGCCCACCTCGGCGTCCTGCGCGGAGATGGTGGCCACCTCGGCGACGGCCGCACGCTTCTCCACCGGGATGGCGGCGGCGTCGAGGGCGGCGTGCACGGCATCGACGGCGGCGCGCATGCCCCGGCCGAGGGCCATCGGGTTGGCCCCGGCGGCGACGTTGCGCATGCCCTCGTGCACGAGCGCCTGGGCGAGCACCGTGGCGGTGGTGGTGCCGTCACCGGCCACGTCGTTGGTCTTGGTGGCGACGTTCTTCGCCAGCTGGGCGCCGAGGTTCTCGTAGGGGTCCTCGAGCTCGATCTCGCGGGCGATGGTCACGCCGTCGTTGGTGATCGTCGGGGCGCCGAACTTCTTGTCGATGACGACGTTGCGGCCGCGCGGGCCGATCGTCACCCTCACCGCGTCGGCGAGCTTGTCGACGCCGCGCTCGAGGGCGCGCCGGGCGTCCTCGTTGAACTTGATGATCTTGGCCATGGGCTCTTCCGATCAGTCAGTGCAGGGCAAAAGGCGACCGCCCCGGGACCCGAGTTCGGGTCGCCCGGGGCGGTCGTGACGTGCTGGAACGGCAGCCCCGTCCAGAGGCTTCCCCCGAGCGTGCGAGGGGTGCGGGGGACGGGGTGTTCTACTTCTCCACGACGGCGAGCAGGTCGCGAGCGGAGAGCACCAGGTACTCCTCGCCCGCGTACTTGACCTCGGTGCCGCCGTACTTCGAGTAGATGACCACGTCGCCGACGTTCACGTCGAGCGGCACGCGGTTGCCGTTGTCGTCGATGCGGCCGGGGCCCACGGCGACGACGGTGCCCTCCTGGGGCTTCTCCTTGGCGGTGTCCGGGATGACCAGACCGGACGCGGTGGTGGTCTCGGCCTCGTTGGCCTGGACCACGACGCGGTCCTCCAGCGGCTTGATGCTGACCTTGGTAGCGGTCGTCACGTCGGTGACGCCCCCTTCGGTGTAGGACGGCAGGGATGTTCGATGCTGTGGCACGGGATCCGGGCACCCGCCGTCGCGGGGGTCGGGCGCCAGCCCGTGTCGTTTGGCACTCTACCCAGGAGAGTGCCAGCCGCTCAACCTGGTCCCCGGGGTGGGTGACGTCGGGACGGACCGGCCCGTGCGCCACGCTGTGCCGGTGGACCGGGAACCCGAGGAGCAGACCGCTGAGACGCTGCGCCAGCTGCGGGCATTGACGACGCCCGAGGGGGCCGCGGCGCTGTCCCGGGCAGCGTCGCTCCTGATCGAGGGGGTGGACGCGGTCGCCGCGCTGACCCGGCTGCGGACCGAGGTGGGCACGGACCTGGCCGGACCGGCGTGGGGCATCGCCCGTCAGCGGCAGAAGGCCCGGTCGACGTTCGGAGCCGACGCCGACCGGCTGCTGTTCACCTCCGACGCGCTCGAGCAGGCCGGCCGCCCGGAGCTCGCCGCCCGTCGCGCGGCCCGCCTGCTGGCCGGAGGTGCCGACTCCGTCGCCGACCTCGGGTGCGCGGCCGGCACCGACACGATCGCCCTCGCCCGCGCCGGGGCCCGGGTGCTGGCGGTCGACGTCGATCCGGTCGCCCGCGAGCTGACGGCCGCCAACGTCGAGGCCATGGGGGTCGCCGACGACGTCTGGGTGGTCGCCGGGGACGCGGTGGAGCTGGTGGCAGCGGCGCGCGGGGGGGAGGTGGCCGGCTGCGGCGCCGCCGTGCTCGACCCCGCCCGCCGGGCCGGCGGCCGCCGGCAGCTGGACCCCGACCGCTGGTCGCCCCCGTGGTCCACCGTCGCGGAGCTGCTCGACCGGGTGCCGACGTCGGTGGTCAAGGTGGCGCCGGGGCTCGACCACGACCGGGTGCCCGAGGGCGTCGAGGCGGAATGGGTCTCCGTCGGCGGCTCGATCGTCGAGGCGCTGCTGTGGGGCCCGGCCGTCTCCGAGACGTGGCGGCGGGCGGCGGTCGTCCGCGACGGCGTCGTGCACGAGCTGACCGCCGACGCCGATCCGGGGCCGGCGCCCGCTGGCCCCGTGCGCGGGTGGCTGCACGAGCCCGACCCCGCGGTCATCCGCTCCGGCCTGATCTCCCTGGCGGCCGCCGGCCTCGGCGCGACCCTGGTCGACCCGACGATCGCCTACCTGACCTCCGACGGCCCGGCGGACTCCCCCTGGGTCAGCTCCTACCGGGTCGACCAGGTGCTGCCGTTCAACCAGAAGAAGCTCAAGGCGCTGCTGCGCGAGCGCGGCGTCGGCCGGGTCGTGGTCAAGAAGCGGGGCTCGGCGATCGAGCCGGAGACCCTCGCCCGCCACCTCCGCACCGACGCCTCCGGGACGGCGACCGTCGTCGTCACCCGCGTCGCCGGCACCCCGACCGCCATCGTCTGCGACGTCAGCGGCTGACCACGTCGATCGGCAGCGAGCTGTCCGCGCCGAGGTCGGGGGCCGACGGCGCGACGCTGGCGGCGACGAGCCGGGAGCCGAGCGCGGCCACCATCGCGCCGTTGTCGGTGCAGAGCCTCGGGCTGGGCACCCGCAGCACGATGCCGGCTGCAGCGCACCGCTCCTCGGCCAGCGCACGCAGCCGCGAGTTGGCCGCCACTCCCCCGCCGAGGACCAGGTGGTCGACGCCGTGATCACGGCAGGCCCGCACCGCCTTCGCCGTCAGCACGTCGGCGACCGCCTCCTGGAACGACGCCGCGACGTCGGCCACCGGCACGGCTTCGCCCGCGCGCTGCCGGGCCTCCACCCACCGGGCGACGGCGGTCTTCAGCCCCGAGAAGGAGAAGTCGTAGGCCGGGTCGCGGGAGCCGGTGAGGCCCCGCGGGAAGGCGATCGCCGACGGGTCGCCGTCCCGGGCGGCCCGGTCGATGGGCGGGCCGCCGGGGAACGGCAGGCCGAGCACGCGGGCGACCTTGTCGAAGGCCTCCCCCGCGGCGTCGTCGATCGTCCGGCCGAGCGACTGCACCTCCTGCGCGAGGTCCGGCACGAGCAGCAGCGAGCTGTGGCCACCGGAGACGAGCATCGCGATCGACGGCTCGGCCAGCGGGCCGTGCTGCAGCTCGTCGACGGCGACGTGCGCGGCCAGGTGGTTGACGCCGTAGAGCGGCCTGTCCAGCGCCAGGGCGTAGGCCTTCGCCGCCGCGACGCCGACCAGCAGCGCCCCGGTGAGCCCGGGGCCGGAGGTGACCGCGACCGCGTCGACGTCGGAGGCACGGACCCCGGCGTCGGCCAGCGCGCGGTGGACGGTGGGGACCATCGCCTCCAGGTGCGCCCGGGAGGCGATCTCGGGGACGACGCCGCCGAAGCGCTCGTGCTCGGCCATCGAGGTGGCCAGTGCGTCGGCGAGCAGCGTGTGCCCGCGGACGATGCCGACGCCGGTCTCGTCGCAGGACGTCTCGAAACCCAGGACGACCGGTTCCTGCTTCACGGCTTCCCCCTGCCCCCGGGCGCTCCCGCGGGGCGCTCCCTCTTCATGACGACGGCGTCCTCGCCGCTCGGCTGGTAGTAGCCGCGCCGCCGGCCGATCTCGGCGAACCCGCGGCGCCGGTAGAGGCCCTGGGCCGTCCCGTTGTCCGCCCGGACCTCCAGCAGCACCACCGGCGAGCGGCGGTCGGCCTCGGCCAGCAGTGCGTCCAGGAGCTGGGCGCCGATGCCCTCGCCCTGCCGGGCGCCGGTCACGCCGATGGTCGCCACGTGGGCCTCGTCGTCGTAGGCGATCAGCCCGGCGTAGCCGACCACGGCGCCGTCGTCGTCGGCCACGAGGTAGTGCCGGGTGTCGGTCCGGGACAGCTCGTCGCGGTACATCGCCGCCGTCCAG is a genomic window of Blastococcus sp. HT6-30 containing:
- a CDS encoding DUF5319 family protein; its protein translation is MSPFDDSSGPDFGPADGSGPPPLTMEERAGVLDDLAELEVFRTLLEPTGIKGIVVDCPDCEEEHHVDWALMQANLRQLLEEGQTGRHEPPFDPDPDDYVSWDYASGYADGIAALAERDEPSGRRTGRHARDD
- a CDS encoding response regulator transcription factor codes for the protein MIEDRLRAPVHGATVWVYDERRRVRDDVASRLVALPFVGRVEVVGDGQSLMSRLATRTPDVLVVGTQRAVDTGLSAATQALRAHPGLPVLVLGAPDDTESVRAAVAFGARGYLRWDATPFEMGLGLSRVGLRADGGRIPQQAAAPVPAWSGAAPLSGSPPTTVRSTVRDAAPAVALSMREMQVLTGMSQGKSNAQIGRELYLSEDTIKTHARRLFRKLGAKDRAEAVATGFRRGIMT
- a CDS encoding WhiB family transcriptional regulator, whose translation is MADIRRLPTPVAEVWDWQLHGACRGENTSLFFHPDGERGPARARRQSAAKAVCGRCPVVDACLKHALAVREPYGVWGGMSEEERARLIAAEPAAVAAGV
- the groL gene encoding chaperonin GroEL (60 kDa chaperone family; promotes refolding of misfolded polypeptides especially under stressful conditions; forms two stacked rings of heptamers to form a barrel-shaped 14mer; ends can be capped by GroES; misfolded proteins enter the barrel where they are refolded when GroES binds) is translated as MAKIIKFNEDARRALERGVDKLADAVRVTIGPRGRNVVIDKKFGAPTITNDGVTIAREIELEDPYENLGAQLAKNVATKTNDVAGDGTTTATVLAQALVHEGMRNVAAGANPMALGRGMRAAVDAVHAALDAAAIPVEKRAAVAEVATISAQDAEVGDLIGEAMERVGKDGVITVEESNTLNTELDVTEGVQFDKGYLSPYFVTDQEAMEAVLDDALVLLVSGKVSALADLLPLLEKVLSTGGRPLLIVAEDVEGEALSTLVVNSIRKTVKVVAVKSPYFGDRRTAFMTDLAVVTGGQVVSEDVGLKLDQVGLEVLGTARRVTVTKDATTIVDGGGTSEAIGDRVAQIRREIDATDSDWDREKLQERLAKLAGGIGIIRVGAATEVELKERKHRIEDAIAATRAAVEEGVIPGGGSALVHAAAAVDALDLSGDELTGARAVRTALDAPAVQIAENAGFEGRVVVSRVREAGQGQGFNAATGEYGDLAAEGVIDPVKVTKAALDNAVSIAAMVLTTDSAVVEAPEEEDDHAGGGHHTHGHAHGHGHSH
- the groES gene encoding co-chaperone GroES, with product MTTATKVSIKPLEDRVVVQANEAETTTASGLVIPDTAKEKPQEGTVVAVGPGRIDDNGNRVPLDVNVGDVVIYSKYGGTEVKYAGEEYLVLSARDLLAVVEK
- a CDS encoding class I SAM-dependent methyltransferase; its protein translation is MDREPEEQTAETLRQLRALTTPEGAAALSRAASLLIEGVDAVAALTRLRTEVGTDLAGPAWGIARQRQKARSTFGADADRLLFTSDALEQAGRPELAARRAARLLAGGADSVADLGCAAGTDTIALARAGARVLAVDVDPVARELTAANVEAMGVADDVWVVAGDAVELVAAARGGEVAGCGAAVLDPARRAGGRRQLDPDRWSPPWSTVAELLDRVPTSVVKVAPGLDHDRVPEGVEAEWVSVGGSIVEALLWGPAVSETWRRAAVVRDGVVHELTADADPGPAPAGPVRGWLHEPDPAVIRSGLISLAAAGLGATLVDPTIAYLTSDGPADSPWVSSYRVDQVLPFNQKKLKALLRERGVGRVVVKKRGSAIEPETLARHLRTDASGTATVVVTRVAGTPTAIVCDVSG
- the tsaD gene encoding tRNA (adenosine(37)-N6)-threonylcarbamoyltransferase complex transferase subunit TsaD, whose translation is MKQEPVVLGFETSCDETGVGIVRGHTLLADALATSMAEHERFGGVVPEIASRAHLEAMVPTVHRALADAGVRASDVDAVAVTSGPGLTGALLVGVAAAKAYALALDRPLYGVNHLAAHVAVDELQHGPLAEPSIAMLVSGGHSSLLLVPDLAQEVQSLGRTIDDAAGEAFDKVARVLGLPFPGGPPIDRAARDGDPSAIAFPRGLTGSRDPAYDFSFSGLKTAVARWVEARQRAGEAVPVADVAASFQEAVADVLTAKAVRACRDHGVDHLVLGGGVAANSRLRALAEERCAAAGIVLRVPSPRLCTDNGAMVAALGSRLVAASVAPSAPDLGADSSLPIDVVSR
- the rimI gene encoding ribosomal protein S18-alanine N-acetyltransferase; this encodes MTRLRSMRPADLPAVMALEEELFAPDTWTAAMYRDELSRTDTRHYLVADDDGAVVGYAGLIAYDDEAHVATIGVTGARQGEGIGAQLLDALLAEADRRSPVVLLEVRADNGTAQGLYRRRGFAEIGRRRGYYQPSGEDAVVMKRERPAGAPGGRGKP